TGGGCCCATAACATCACGTTTAGAAGGTGCATGCCGACCGGGACATTTTGATGGGGTTACCACGGTTGTTGCAAAACTATTTAATCTTGTTATGCCCAATCACGCGTTTTTTGGTCAAAAAGATGCACAACAGGTATTAGTTATCCGCAAAATGGTTCGTGACTTCAATATGCCCGTGATCATTCGAACAGTCCCAACAGTTCGAGAGAGTGACGGCCTGGCTCGAAGTTCAAGAAATATTCATCTCACCTCTAAGGAGCGTTCAGAAGCAATTTTGTTGTATCGGGCACTCTCAGTTGTCCATGAGCTGTTTCAGGGGGGGGAAGACCGCGTTGCGATGCTGAAAAACGCCATGGAAAAAACGCTTTCTAACGCACGAACCCTGCGGGTAGAATACATTGCCTTTTCAGATGAAGAATGTGCTTCTTACACTGCTACTGTTCCCCGTGGAAAAGGGGCGCTTTGTTCTTTGGCGGTGCGTATGAGTGAATCAGGAACACGCCTTATTGACAATATTGTGCTGGGGGCATTTCGTGTGTAAGCAAGGGCTATTTTTGCTCTGTTTTCTCTTGGGTACGGCCTATGCCATGGAAAGAGATTTCTCAATTTCCCTTGATATGGGACAAAGCAACCCCCTTGAGGCGGCGTTACAAGAAGGGGCTGAGGCAGCCTATGAAGTAAATTACCATGGGCTTACGCTGCTTGACAAGAGAGATCTTGATTCTGCAAAGGTGTATTTTGATTCGGCTCGTGCCATGCTCCCTTTTTATGCAGATGCAGAAAACAACTACGCGCTCGTACAGTATCGAAAAGGTGAAATAGAGACTCCGCGAAGAATTTGGCAATCCATTATATATCATGATAGCACTTACGCTCGAGCACATTATAATCTTGGGCTTCTTGCCTTTGAGCAGGAAGAGTATCATCGGGCTCATGATTTTCTCCGTCGTGCCGTGCGGCATCAAGATGATTTGGCACACGCCCATGCCTTGTTAGGACAGGTCCGTCAGAAACTTGGTCATCCCCAGGCTGTGCAAAGTTTTGAACGGGCTGTGCAAATTGATCCTTCGGATAGTTCCTTTGCGGAACAATACGTTTTTTCTCTCCTTGCGCAGGAAGATACAAGCTCTGCCAAAGATGTTTTGCGTCGTGATGAGCGGGCGTGGGCTCGAGCGCTTCGGGGCAAACTTTTAGTGAAGCAGGGAAGAGGTGCCACGGGGAGAATGTTACTTGAACCACTGTGGAATGAGGGGGATACAACCATCGTGCCGTATTTGGTTGAAGCCTATATTCAAGACGAAGCCTTCGAAGAAGTTGTCGCTTTGTATCAGGAGAAGGCGCATCTTTTTACATCTGATCTATTGCCCTCCCTATTTTATGCTAAATACTCCTTGGGTGATTTTGATGGGGCTGTGCAGCTGAAACACCTCGACGGGATTCAGAGTAAAGACGATGCACTTTTGCGAATTAATACTGCACAGATATATTATGAACGAGGGCAGACAGGTCGTGCCGTAGAGGTCCTTTCAGGGGTTCCTTCTGCGTATCACGGCGGGTTTTATTGGAGGGTTCATGGGGCTGTGATGTTTCAAAGGGGGAAGTTTGAACAGGCTGAAAGGTCTTTCCTAAGAGCCTTGGAAACAAGCGATGAACCACCTGCGGATATTTACACTTATCTGGGGCTTCTATACGTTCAAACTGGGCTGAAAGATCGAGCTCTTATACAGTTTGAGAAGGCCCTTGCCCTGAACCCCGATGACATCGATGCCGCCTTTGAAAGTGCGATCCTACGTGAAGAAGGGTTTTCGCGGGTACGCGAGCTTCTTGAAGAGCGGCTCTCCACAGGACAGGCACATCGGGCCGACTCGCTTCGTCTTGCCTATCTGTTACACCGGGATGGGCCTTCTGCTCGCGCCCGAGCGCTTACCGCAGGGTATGAAGCAACAACACCACAGGAGTTTTATCTTTTTCATCAGCTCTGTCAAGACTACGCTTCCCAAGATGCCTTGCAGTACTGCCTTGAGCGGCACAACCCCTTTTCATATCTTTCGGCACAGCAGATGCGCGATTTTCTTCGGCGCTTGAATCAAGCAGGGGAATACGCTGTGGCAACATCCTTTGGAGAACGGGAGCGAAGCCTCCAGCATCGGGGGGATTGGGAGATCTACTATATCCTTGGGTACTCCTGGTTTCGTCGTGGAGGATATGGTACGGCCCGTGCATATCTTCGACGAGCTCATGAAAAGAACCCAGAAGATCTTTATACGGCTTTTCTGCTAAGTGCTCTGATGGAGAAACACTCTGATAATGAGGCGGCTGAATTCGTCTGGCAAAGCTTTATTCCCACCGATAAACATGTCGAAGAGATGGCCACAGTACAGCAGTATCTCTTGAGATATAATCGGGAGGACACTCTCTCTACGCAAGCGCGTCAAACCCTTCGTGATCTCTCCCATGATGCCGTAGTTGATGTGGGGCGTCTGTATCTTGATTTTGGCGATACTGCACGGGTGTATGATATGGCATTTCTTTCCATACACACAGGTGCTCCCGTGGAGGAACTTCTGTCTACGGCGTTCTTTGCTGCTCGTGCTCAGAATGACACGGCGGTAGTCCATCGTCTGATGGACGCCACTTCCCCGGGACTTCTTGCCTATGAACGAGGTGTCTATTATCTCTCTCAAGGCGCATATGAACAAGCGCGCATGGCTGTACAGGATCTGCCTGACACAAGTGCAGGAAAAGCACGAGTGAAGATGCAGTCATATCTTCTCCATGGAGCCCGGGGTACGGCAGCGCAGTACCTGGACTCTCTCCGTGCACAGGGGGTGGAGAGTCTTCCTGTGGAAGAGCTGGAAGCTCTGTTGTCCGAAGCATTTATAATTGAATCTGATACGACAGTAATAACGCCGGAAGACTCAACGCTTCTCTATCAGCATATTCAGTCCATGGAGAAGCAGGGCGAGTGTACGAGGGTGATTCATCTTGTTCGGGCATATCTCTCTTTTTTTGAAGAAAAAGATCTCCTTTCGGTGCTTCGTCGAGCGGGAGCATGTGCCCGCGCAGATTCTCAATGGAAGGATGCTCACACTTTTTATATGCGAGCTTTCCGAGAAAGTGATGCCGCAAAGGATGCATATTATGCAAGTCGAGCATGTTATTTCCTTCAAGACCATGCGTGTGTAAAACACTATTATGATGCCGCACTCATGCGCGATTCAACCCTTCATGATTCCACCTTGGAAAGCGCTACTCATATAGCTGAAGGAGCAGAGTCTCTTCCTGTAGACACCCTGCTGGGTCGTCTCCATGATTTCCCCCTCGATACTCTGTATAACCGCGCTGTGTCGTTCCACCGTCGTGGGAATATCAGCGAAGCTGTCACGGTCTATGAGGCTATTACCCAGCGGGATAGCTCCTTTGTTCGGGCATGGAATAATCTCGGTGTAATAGCGGCAGATCGGGGAGAGGTTTCTAAGGCACTTACATTTTACACAAAAGCACTGACCAAGGGGCGTGGGCGTTCTGAGGCGTATAAAAACATTGTGGAGTTGTATCTCAGCTTGAATGACCACGATCAGGCTCGTATGTGGTTAAAAGAGGGGTTGAAGGCGTATCCTTCCGATTTCTTTCTGCGTCGGTTGCAGCATAATCTCAAAAAAAATTGAATAAGTCATTGAATATCCTTGGGAATTAGGATACTATCTAGCATATATCCACCTATGCAGGTTTCATCAATGGAGCTTACTATGAAGAATTTCGTTGGCATTAAACAGAAGATTATTCAGAGCGTTATGCTCATGATTGCCGTAATCTTTCTTATTATTTTTGCTGTGCTTCTCGGTCAGAATATCAACAGGAATCGTACACGGTTGGAAGAAAATCGCCAACAGATTATTGATGGAATTAAAGCACGTGGTAATATTCTGGTAAAAAACAATAGTACCGCCTTGCGAGGAATGATAGCAGACAATGCCTTTTCATCGATACGGGATCTTGTCAACGCCACTGTGGGGGATGAGGAAAACCCTGATATTGTTCGTGGTATTTGTATTAACCGCGATCGGATCCCCATGGCATATGCTGTTGCGGGAGAAGAGATTGACCCCGGTTTTGACCCCTTAGACGATCCTCTCACAGATTGGTTTATTGAGCAGGAAAGAGCCGTTGATACTACCTACATTGCATCAGAGGAGTTAGGTGGTATTGAGGTATATGAATTTTCATCTCCCGTTCATGATGAGTACACGGAGGAGGTTATTGGGTATATCCGATACACCATTTCAGCAGAGCCCCTGCGCGAAGAGCTCGCCCGTGCGGAGCGGGAAGCTCGACGAGAAATTCTTTTTATGGTGTTGCTTCTTGTGTGCCTCATGGTTGGTGCCATTGTCATGGCATACTTTGTGCTTACTCCCATAGCACAAAAGATCACCTCTCCCATTATAGACCTTTCAGAGTCAGCCAAGGTGATTTCTGATGGGAATTACAATTTTAAAATAGAGCGAACCAGTGATGATGAGGTGGGAATACTTTCAGAAACCTTTGATGAAATGCGTCAGACCATAAAGCAGTATACTGAGCATTTGCAGGATATCATTGATGATAAGATGCGCCAAGTAAAGGATATTCTCAATAATATTGATCAAGGATTAATGACTCTTGATTTCGATGGAAATATCGGAGAAGAGTACTCCCTTATTTCGAATAAAATCCTCAATGTCGAAGATGTATCCCAGCAAGATGTGTACTCCCTGCTTCGTCTTGATACGGCGGGTAAAAAACGATTTGATACGTGGCTTGCTTTAGTGAAAAAGATGCATACTAAGCAGCGCTGGAAAAAGATTGAGAAGCTTGCTCCGATTCATGAACTTCAGTTTCAGACGCTTTCGGATGATTCAAATGCCGATGACACTTTTGTGAATGTGGCGTATCAGAAGGTTTTTGATAAAGAGGGGAATCTCTCAAAACTCATGTTGCTAACCAAGGATATTACTGAGAGCAGAAAACGGGAAATGCAAATGGAAGCAGAGCGTTTGCAGCATGAAAATGAGATGAAGACCATTCTTGGTGTTGCCAATACACCGGAAGAGGAAATGATTGATTTCATGAAAGATACGAAAACGCGCCTTGATGCTATTATGGCAAAAATAGCAAGTCATTTAGAAGGGGTTGCTCGTGAACGTGAGCAGTACCCCGATCGGGATGCTCAATATGCAATTCCTCAGGAAGATGTGGATATTTTGTACCGAGATCTCCATACTCTTAAGGGGAATGGTGGTTCGTACGGATTTGAACTCTTCTCGACCTATGCTCATGAAGCGGAAGATCGTCTTGAGGAGTTACGTTCACCCGTATCTATTCGTCGAAGTGATACCCTTGAGAGTATGAAGCACCTTCTAGAAAAAATGCAGGCAGAGTACGGAGCTATTGATGAAAAGGTGAAGCTTATAAATGGTTCCAAGGAAATGGTGTACGTCAGTGTTCCCGCAGAGCGTGTGGAGTACATTCAGACCCTTACCCGTGATCTTATTGAGGAGTATGGTGAAGAGAAAATTCCTCACGAGCTTTTTGCAACGGCCGAGAAACTTTCTTGGAAGCCCTTTCTTACACAGGGAAGAAAGTATCAGAAGTCTGCCATGAAGGCAGCTCGTTCACTTAAGAAAGAGATCGAGTTTGTTTTTGTCGATGAGAACAAGTTGGTGCCTGGTGATATTTTTAAAGGTGTGGATGAGTCCATCATGCACATTGTGAGAAACGCCGTTGCCCATGGCATTGAGCCAAATGAGGTGCGCCAAGAGAAAAATAAGGGAATTGGTCAAGTGCTCTTTTCTGTTGATTTTGATGAGGAAAAGCGTATAATAAAGATTGCCGATGATGGGGCGGGTATTGATCGTGACGTTATTCTTAAAAAAGCCATAGAACGAGGACTTACAACGGAGCAGGATGCTTCAAACCTTTCTGATCAGGATGTGTATGCCTTTCTCTTTGATAGTGGTTTTTCCACGGCTGACTCGCTTTCAGACATTTCCGGTCGAGGAGTTGGACTTGATGTTGTAAAAGATAATATAGAACGAGCAAACGGTACCGTAGAGATAACTTCGCAGGTTACAGTGGGTACCACTTTTGAAATACGTTTACCGAGATAAGGGGTCTATATGGCAGATATGGCGGTTGTTTTAAAGGAAATACATGATGAGATTTGTTCTGCTGCTGTACATACAGTAGAGAGTTTGTTGAATGTAGATGTCTCCGTGGGTGAAGATTGGGAAGTTCGGGAGCGTCTTACGGGAAAATATGATCATATTATCACCTTGGGATGTTCCAATTCTGATTACCAAGGGGTTATCATGGTGGCCGTGGATGATGCCGGTGCTCGTGAATATGGCGAGAGCCATGAAGAGATTGTTGATATCTTTGGTGAGATTGCCAATACCTATTGTGGGATGTTAATGGATCAAAAAGGTGTAAAGGAGAAGATCGGTATTCTTTCGCAGGCAATACCAATGTATGCGGCGAAGCAGACCTTCTTTCCCCGTGCAGCTGCGGCGAGCGGGAGTGTTATTACGGAAGATGGTGTGGCTATACATATTGGATTTGCTATTCGTGGATTTATGACCCTCTTAAATATGTAACAACTGTTTCAGGAGTGTAGTATGACAAAGAAAGTTGTAGTAGTAGACGATTCCAAATTTCTTACTAAGCAAATTAAAAAATTTCTTGAGTCTGAGATGGGGTATGAGGTTGTTGCCGTGGGGTATGATGGGGAAGAGGCGGTGGCCTTATATCATGAACACTCTCCCGATTTGATAACCCTCGATATAACCATGCCTGGCAAGGATGGCCAGGACGCCATGGAGGAGATTATTAAAGAAGACCCAGATGCGAAGATCTTGATGATCTCTGCTGTTCGTGGCGATGCAATGCTTGAGTGCATGGCAAATGGCGCTGCGGGGTATGTGGAGAAGCCTTTAAAACTCAAGGATGCAGAATTTGTAGAGGACTTTAAATCCACATTGAATGAGATTTTTGAGTAAGCATAACACAAAAATACTGGAGATGGTATTGTGAAAAAAAGTATTACAGGAAAAGTATTATGTGTACTTGCCGTGCTTTTCGGAACCCTTCATTCTGAACAGCTGTACGTGTATTATCCCTCACCGATTCGATCGAGTGTGGTGGCGCAGTTGGTAGAAGATAAGGTAGATGGCGTTGATATTACGGTGTTTGGCGTCTACCGGGATTTCGTGATGCAGGTGCGGGCCGATGAGCCTGAGACTATTCTTGGCCCTGCAGAAACAGTGGCAGCTCTCTCCGGTGGAGAGTATCGGTCTGTTTTGGAAGCGTCTAAAAATGGAAGTACCGATGTTGAGTATGTTCTTCTCTCAATTGGTGAGGCGGTCAATCCAGAAGAATTAGACCCTTCTGCAACCATTGGTGTGGTGGATATTATGGATCGTAATGAGATGACCGCCTTTGTAGAGCGTTTTGTTGGTACATCAGTACGGGTGAATCACGTAACAAAGGTTGAAGATCTGTTACCCCTTCTCACATTCCGGATGGCGCAAGCGGTGTTGGTACCTGAGGCTCGGGTTGCCTATTTTAAGGGTGTTTCAAATCAAGATTTTAAAGTGACCCCCCTCGGCACAAAGGGGGAGATAGCACGTGTCGCCACGCGAGGGGCAGGTGAACAGAGCATTGTCGCTGCTAATATTATCAGTGAAAATTTACCGGATTATATTCTAGGGGGTGTAGAATGGAAGTAGTAACAAAAATATCGTTGATAATCTTGTTCTTCACGCTGAGTTTACCCCCGCTCATGGCTGAAGAGATGGATACCAGTGCTCCGTCAGTTCTTGTTATTCGGAGTGAAGGGGTTGATTTTGAAGAAGTTGTTCGCGGTATTCGGTACGAACTTGAAGGAACCTTTTCCATTGTTGATAAGGTCGTAGAGGAAGATGATGGTGTGTCGGTGATTGCAGCACTTAAGGAAGAACACTCTCCCGAAGTTGTTGTTTTAATGAATAATGTGCAGATTAATATGTACCGGGAATATCAGCAGGGCCTCGATACAGAGCACTATACCCCGACGGTGAGTGTCATGGCCGCCTCAGTTGGACCGTATATTCAAGATATCGAAAACAGCGTGGCTATCGAGTATGAGATACCGGTTGTCACCAGTGCCGTGGCAGTTCGGAATGTGTTTAATCTGGACGTACAACGTATTGGTATCGTGCATCGTGAGTATCTATCTGGGTTTGTTGAAGAAAACCGTATCTTTTGTCAAAGTGAAGGTATTGATCTTGTAACAAGGTCCGTGTCGGATGCAAATGAGGTTGGACAGGCCCTGTCTGAACTGGAAGACGAAGATATTGATGCCTTATGGATTCCCAATGATAATGCCCTCCTTACACAGGAGCTCATAGTTGGAACATGGATTCCCTTTGTAAATGAAAATCGTCTTGCCACCATTGTTGGAGTTGAAGCCTTGGTAAATCCTGACTTTAGTTTTGGTAATTTTGCAGTTGTTCCCGATAATGCGGCACTTGGCAGTCAAGCTTCTAATCTCATATTTGATCTTATGTATGGCGATTGGACTGTGTTTGAGAGCGGAGCAACACAACCACCGCTTTCAGTGAAAACGGTGGTAAATGGTCGGGCAGGAAGAGACTTTTTTGGCATTGACCAAGATGACTTGGTTTCTGTGGATCGGGTTTTGGAATAAAAATGAAAAAATCTGCTTATTTAGCTCCACCTTAATTATTTTCTAGTTAGAACCTGTTAAAAGGAATGAATATGGCTCACCTACGTACCGCTGATCTTCTTGTTAATCTACTGGTACTCGTCACTGGAGAAGAGTGATAGGGGCGGGCTATTCTCTACTATAATGTGTAACCCGTCTCATCTGAGACGGGTTTTTTTTTGATGCTTGTGCTCTTTTGAGGAGGCGATATGGGAAATAAAAAACGGTATACAGGAGCGGAGATTTTAATTGATGCGCTTCAAAAAGAGGGTGTTGATACAATATTTGGCTATCCCGGAGGAGTCCTTATTCCTCTCTACGATGCATTATATGATTGCAAAACCATGGATGTTGTCTTAACCCGTCATGAACAGGGTGCCGCTCACGCTGCTGATGGATATGCACGCGTTACGGGAAAAGCAGGGGTCTGCATGGGCACTTCCGGACCGGGGGCCACAAATTTGGTAACAGGTATAGCCACGGCATTTCTTGACTCCATACCTATGGTTGCTATTAGCGGTCAGGTGGCAACACCGCTTTTGGGTACTGATGCCTTTCAAGAGGCTGATCTCGTTGGTGTTACCCGTCCTATTACAAAACACAATTTTCTTGTGAAAGATATTAAGGAGCTTCCCGAGGTTATTAAAAAAGCATTTTATATTGCAAACAGTGGTCGTCCCGGTCCGGTTCTTATCGATTTGCCGAAAGATGTAACCACTGCTACCATGACAGGGTATTCCTATCCTGAGACCATAGAAATGCGGAGTTATCGTCCAAACCTCGATGGGCACCCCGGGCAAATTAAACGAGCGGCAACGGCCATAAAACGGGCTAAAAAACCCCTTGTATATGCCGGGGGAGGAGTTATTATATCCGGTGCTCAAAAAGAACTTATTCATCTTGCAGAAACTATTGATGCTCCCGTAACAACCACTCTAATGGGGCTTGGCGGGTTTCCCGGAGATCACAATCTCTTTGTCGGGATGCCTGGGATGCATGGGAGTAAGGCGGCAAATTACGCCTTGCAAAACAGTGACTTGATTATTTCCGTGGGGGCACGTTTTGATGATCGAGTAACGGGAGATGTGTCAAAATTTGCACCCCATGCAAAGATTATACATATTGATATTGATCCCGCGTCTATTTCAAAAATTATTACCGTAGACATTCCTGTTGTTGGGGATGCGCAACGCATACTTGCTGAGCTTAATAAGGTTGTACAGCCGGCAAAACACGAGGAGTGGCGGGCCTATTTGCATGGCTTTAAAGAGTCCTATCTCTATGGGTATAAAAATAAGAGTGATGTTTTAATGCCGCAATATGTGATTGAGGAAATGCACCGTATTACCGGTGGTGATGCCTTTGTTACTACCGATGTTGGACAGCATCAGATGTGGGCTGCACAATACTACCACTTTGCCAATCCACGTAGATGGATAACCTCTGGCGGTCTTGGTACCATGGGGTTTGGTTTGCCTTCTGCCATGGGCGCTTCCTTTGCCTTAGATCGAGGGCCTGTATGGAGTATTTCCGGTGATGGGGGCTTTCAGATGAATTTGCAGGAATTGGCCACCATCAAGATAAATAAGCTTCCTGTGAAAATTATTATCCTTAATAATAAGTACCTTGGCATGGTACGTCAGTGGCAGGATATTTTCTTTAACAAACGGTATAGTTCCGTATGTCTTACGGCAGATTGCAGTTGTGATGGCTGTGGTACAGAACAGGAGTGTGACACTCGCGGTTCATATATGCCTGATTTTATTCGACTTTCGGAAAGCTATGATATTCCCGCACGGCGTGTTACGGATCCGGGATCGATTACAGAAGCCTTGGAGTGGGCCCGAGACACGGAAGGTCCGGTGCTGCTTGAATGTATGGTGTCACCTGAAGCAAATGTGTTTCCCATGGTTGCTCCCGGGGCAGCCCTTGACGAAATAATCGAAGATGAGGAGTTACAAGATGAATAAACGACATACAATTTCAGTGCTTGTAGAAAATAATAGTGGTGCCCTTAGTCGTATTTCCGGCCTTTTTTCGGCACGGGGGTATAATATTGCCAGCTTATCAGTTTCTGCCACAGAGGATCACGGTGTGTCGCGGATGACCATCGTTGCCTTGGGAGATGATGCAATTATTGAGCAGATTACCAAGCAATTAAATCGTCTTATCGATGTGATTAAGGTCCTTGATTTCAAGGATAAGGAGAGTGTAGACCGTGAGTTAATGGTTGCAACTATTCAGGCAACGCACAAAATCCGCCATGAAATAGTAAGCCTTTTGGATATTTATAATGGAAAAATACTCTCTGTTTCTAATCGTTCCTTAGTGATTGAGGTGAGTGAACGGTCGGATGTCTTGGATGATTTTATCGCTATTATAAGCCCCTATGGTATTCGAGAGATTGCCCGGAGTGGCCCTGTGGCGTTAGCAAAACCAAAAATGAATGAGTAACCCCTGCGAGGAGGTGTGATGTCAGAGAGAGTTATTATTTTCGATACAACCTTGCGGGATGGTGAACAGGCACTTTCTGCGTCTCTGTCTTTAGAGCATAAACTCCGCATTGCGCGACAGTTAGAGCGTCTTGGAGTTGATGTAATTGAAGCAGGGTTTCCCGTGTCATCCCCGGAGGATTTCCGCTCCGTGAAGGCGATTGCTGATACCGTTACCGATAGCACGGTGTGTGGTCTTTCCCGAGCGGTGAAGGCAGATATAGAAGCGTGTGGTGCGGCATTGAAAAATGCGGAACGCAGTCGTATACACACCTTTGTGGGAACTTCCCCCATTCATATTCATAAAAAATTGCGGAAGACAGAATCTGCTGTTATTGACCTTGCTCGCGAGCATGTCCGTTTTGCACGGAATCTCTGCGATGAAGTAGAGTTTTCCGCAGAGGATGCCTGTCGTACAGAACCTGATTTTCTCTGTCGTATCGTGGAGGAAGCCATTTTAGCAGGGGCAACAACCATAAACATCCCCGATACGGTGGGGTATGTGGTACCTGAGCTGTATGCGCAAATGGTGGATGATTTGATGAATCGTGTTCCCAATATCGACCAAGCAGTACTCTCCGTACACTGTCACAATGATCTTGGTATGGCTACGGCCAACTCAATCACGGCGGTCAAGCATGGTGCTCGGCAGATTGAGTGTGCCATGAACGGTATTGGAGAGCGTGCGGGAAATTGTGCCCTTGAAGAGGTCGTAATGACCTTGGCAACTCGGCAAGACTACCTGCCCTATGAGTGCGGTGTGGTTACTGAAGAAATTATGCGTACCAGTAAGCTGGTTCGTGATCTGTGTAGCATGCCCGTGCAGCCAAATAAGGCGGTTGTTGGTTCAAGCGCCTTTTCGCACAGCTCAGGCATTCATCAGGATGGCATCTTAAAGGCGCAAAACACCTACGAAATTATGACGCCTCAGTCGGTTGGCTTAAAAGAAAATGTGATGAATCTTACAAGCCGATCGGGAAAACATATGGTAAAAAATCGTCTGATTGAGCTGGGATATCGAGAAGATGAATTTGATATTGCAGAATTTTACACTCGCTTCATTGACCTTGCCGATAAAAAAGGGACGGTTTATAATGACGACCTTATTGTCCTCATGGAACTTGATGGAGAAAATGTCGCTGATGTTTGGCACCTCGACTATTACAATATTTCCAGCGGACAGGTGCCCACCGCAACCATTGTGTTAACTGATGATGCGGGGCATAAGCATCAGGAGGCTGCTGTTGGTGATGGTGCTGTAGATGCTGCTACAAAGGCAATTAATCGAATCGTGCGTTACGATATTGCCGTTATGGATTTTCATCTTGAGGCTGTTACCAAGGGGAGTGAGGCGATTGGAAAGGTTCGTATTGACGGTACCTATGATGAACAGGCCTATGTAGGAAATGGCACTTCAACCGATATTGTTGAGGCGTCACTTCGTGCATACCTTGATTTGGTAAACAAGGTTGCACGCATCATAAAGGTTGGAAGAGGCAATTCTCCTGCTGGCTATTCAGGGCAAGAGTGATACTATTTCCTTGGGGTGCTGCACGTAGTGCTGCGCCTCATAGCCTTCCAGTTCCTTACGGGTGCGAAATCCCCATAAAGCAGCTACTCCAAAATATCCTCCGGCAGATGCTGTTTGAAGGTCAACTTCTGAATCGCCAATGAAGAACGTCTCTTCTGGTGGTATTTTAAGCTGTTTCGATATGGCAAGTGCCCCTGCAGGCGATGGTTTTCGCGGGTAGTTGTCCCGTTGTCCACAGATAGAAACAAATGTGTCAGGGAAGAACTTTCTGACAATTTCGAGGGCTTTTGGTTGGGGCTTATTTGTTACTACGGCCAAGGGGATATCACGTTCCTTCAAGGCTCTTAGGAGTGGGTAAATTCCCTCGTATACATGTGTCTGAGGGGGTGATACGTTTGCATAGTTACGAAGGTAGATGCTTGTGTAGTGAGCAACGTGCTCCGGTATAGCTCCAACTTCTTGTGGAAGCGCGCGTTGCACGAGGGCGGAAACGCCATCGCCAATAAAGCGTCGAATGGCTTCGCAAGAGTGGGTCGGAAAGCCCTCTTTCTCCAAAGTTTCATTTAAAGAACGACAGAGATCTCCCAAGGTATTTAGTAAGGTTCCGTCCAAGTCAAAAAATACAGCCTTTATTGTCATACTGCCTCCATGGTGGAATCACCTTAAAATACATGTTGGCTCATGGTGAATGGGTTTGGGGTGTTGTATTTACACGCTGTTTCTGTACAAAGAAACACAAGGGGTTAGGAAAAATCAAAAAGTTTTGAGGAGAGAAAACATATGCTATATTATCGGACATAACACCTTGTACAAGAAGGAGTGAGTATGGCCGAAAAAGAGTTGTCCGTCTTGGAGATTGCCCAAGGGCAGGTGAAGAAAGCCTGCGACAAACTACAAACAAATCAAGCAGTATATGAGATTTTAAAAAACCCGATGCGGGTTCTGGAAGTATCATTCCATGTTAAAATGGATGATGGTTCAACACGGTGTTTCACCGGGTATCGTTCACAGCATAATAATGCGTGTGGTCCCTATAAAGGGGGGATTCGTT
Above is a genomic segment from Chitinivibrio alkaliphilus ACht1 containing:
- a CDS encoding response regulator; this translates as MTKKVVVVDDSKFLTKQIKKFLESEMGYEVVAVGYDGEEAVALYHEHSPDLITLDITMPGKDGQDAMEEIIKEDPDAKILMISAVRGDAMLECMANGAAGYVEKPLKLKDAEFVEDFKSTLNEIFE
- the ilvB gene encoding biosynthetic-type acetolactate synthase large subunit, with product MGNKKRYTGAEILIDALQKEGVDTIFGYPGGVLIPLYDALYDCKTMDVVLTRHEQGAAHAADGYARVTGKAGVCMGTSGPGATNLVTGIATAFLDSIPMVAISGQVATPLLGTDAFQEADLVGVTRPITKHNFLVKDIKELPEVIKKAFYIANSGRPGPVLIDLPKDVTTATMTGYSYPETIEMRSYRPNLDGHPGQIKRAATAIKRAKKPLVYAGGGVIISGAQKELIHLAETIDAPVTTTLMGLGGFPGDHNLFVGMPGMHGSKAANYALQNSDLIISVGARFDDRVTGDVSKFAPHAKIIHIDIDPASISKIITVDIPVVGDAQRILAELNKVVQPAKHEEWRAYLHGFKESYLYGYKNKSDVLMPQYVIEEMHRITGGDAFVTTDVGQHQMWAAQYYHFANPRRWITSGGLGTMGFGLPSAMGASFALDRGPVWSISGDGGFQMNLQELATIKINKLPVKIIILNNKYLGMVRQWQDIFFNKRYSSVCLTADCSCDGCGTEQECDTRGSYMPDFIRLSESYDIPARRVTDPGSITEALEWARDTEGPVLLECMVSPEANVFPMVAPGAALDEIIEDEELQDE
- the ilvN gene encoding acetolactate synthase small subunit; amino-acid sequence: MNKRHTISVLVENNSGALSRISGLFSARGYNIASLSVSATEDHGVSRMTIVALGDDAIIEQITKQLNRLIDVIKVLDFKDKESVDRELMVATIQATHKIRHEIVSLLDIYNGKILSVSNRSLVIEVSERSDVLDDFIAIISPYGIREIARSGPVALAKPKMNE
- a CDS encoding 2-isopropylmalate synthase, yielding MSERVIIFDTTLRDGEQALSASLSLEHKLRIARQLERLGVDVIEAGFPVSSPEDFRSVKAIADTVTDSTVCGLSRAVKADIEACGAALKNAERSRIHTFVGTSPIHIHKKLRKTESAVIDLAREHVRFARNLCDEVEFSAEDACRTEPDFLCRIVEEAILAGATTINIPDTVGYVVPELYAQMVDDLMNRVPNIDQAVLSVHCHNDLGMATANSITAVKHGARQIECAMNGIGERAGNCALEEVVMTLATRQDYLPYECGVVTEEIMRTSKLVRDLCSMPVQPNKAVVGSSAFSHSSGIHQDGILKAQNTYEIMTPQSVGLKENVMNLTSRSGKHMVKNRLIELGYREDEFDIAEFYTRFIDLADKKGTVYNDDLIVLMELDGENVADVWHLDYYNISSGQVPTATIVLTDDAGHKHQEAAVGDGAVDAATKAINRIVRYDIAVMDFHLEAVTKGSEAIGKVRIDGTYDEQAYVGNGTSTDIVEASLRAYLDLVNKVARIIKVGRGNSPAGYSGQE
- a CDS encoding HAD family hydrolase, encoding MTIKAVFFDLDGTLLNTLGDLCRSLNETLEKEGFPTHSCEAIRRFIGDGVSALVQRALPQEVGAIPEHVAHYTSIYLRNYANVSPPQTHVYEGIYPLLRALKERDIPLAVVTNKPQPKALEIVRKFFPDTFVSICGQRDNYPRKPSPAGALAISKQLKIPPEETFFIGDSEVDLQTASAGGYFGVAALWGFRTRKELEGYEAQHYVQHPKEIVSLLP